A single Symbiobacterium thermophilum IAM 14863 DNA region contains:
- a CDS encoding rhodanese-like domain-containing protein: protein MFGFGPRIESITTAELQARLERGERPKIIDVREPWEYAEGHVPGAVLKPLGQIRTWARELDRNEEILLICRTASRSAVAYQFLKRLGFTNVKNVAGGMVTWRGEVAR from the coding sequence GTGTTCGGTTTTGGTCCCCGCATCGAATCGATCACCACGGCCGAACTGCAGGCCCGTCTGGAGCGCGGCGAGCGCCCCAAGATCATCGACGTGCGTGAGCCGTGGGAGTACGCCGAAGGCCACGTGCCCGGCGCAGTCCTGAAGCCCCTCGGGCAGATCCGCACCTGGGCGCGGGAGCTGGACAGGAACGAGGAGATCCTGCTCATCTGCAGGACCGCCAGCCGCTCCGCCGTCGCGTACCAGTTCCTGAAGCGGCTGGGGTTCACCAACGTGAAGAACGTGGCGGGGGGCATGGTGACCTGGCGGGGCGAAGTGGCCCGCTGA